A single Phragmites australis chromosome 4, lpPhrAust1.1, whole genome shotgun sequence DNA region contains:
- the LOC133914350 gene encoding calcium-binding protein CP1-like, whose protein sequence is MRPTGRYLGLDLSAGADLRPAFDVLDADRDGRISREDLKSFYAAAAATGDRFDDDDLAAMIAAADADRDGFVQYDEFERLLGRAAAAAAGGWGGGCRSAMEDAFRLMDRDGDGKVGFEDLKAYLGWAGMLAADEEVRAMIRVAGGGDGDGSVGIEALARVLAVDLEGIAL, encoded by the coding sequence ATGCGCCCCACCGGCAGGTACCTAGGCCTCGACCTCTCTGCCGGCGCTGACCTGAGGCCGGCGTTCGACGTGCTGGACGCGGACCGCGACGGCCGCATCAGCCGCGAGGACCTCAAGTCCTtctacgccgccgccgcggccacggGCGATCGGttcgacgacgacgacctcGCGGCCATGATCGCGGCCGCCGACGCAGACCGCGACGGGTTCGTGCAGTACGACGAGTTCGAGCGCCTCCTGGGCcgcgctgccgccgctgccgcgggGGGTTGGGGGGGCGGGTGCCGGTCCGCGATGGAAGACGCGTTCCGGCTGATGGACCGGGACGGGGATGGCAAGGTCGGGTTCGAGGACCTCAAGGCGTACCTCGGGTGGGCCGGGATGCTGGCCGCCGACGAGGAGGTCCGCGCCATGATccgcgtcgccggcggcggagaCGGCGACGGCAGCGTGGGGATCGAGGCGCTCGCCAGGGTGCTCGCTGTTGATTTGGAAGGAATCGCCCTCTGA